The Desulfovibrio sp. JC022 genome window below encodes:
- a CDS encoding metalloregulator ArsR/SmtB family transcription factor has protein sequence MEILKFSKALSDEIRIRLLAMLRDNELNVGEVVQVLGMSQPRVSRHLKIMHENGLLESRREGLWNFYRLARSGSGNRFAESISWLIENEPEVEEDRHRVAKVLAERNLETRKFFDEIAEDWERLQRDVFGEFNIDSELLDLVDRCSVGVDLGCGNGSLLESLLAKCDTVIGVDSSPKMLELAEKRLGNHPDVSLRIGELTHLPLRDWEADLTFISMVLHHLPRPDKAVAEAARTLSSGGKLVIADFLSHSNERMRSEFGDRRLGFTEDELGCWVKDAGLESVSVRRFPVNEGLTVLVYISEKK, from the coding sequence ATGGAAATTTTGAAATTCAGCAAGGCTTTGTCCGATGAGATCAGGATCAGACTGCTGGCCATGCTTCGGGACAATGAACTCAATGTTGGTGAGGTTGTGCAGGTGCTGGGAATGTCTCAGCCCCGTGTTTCGCGCCATTTGAAAATCATGCATGAGAACGGCCTTCTGGAGTCCAGAAGGGAAGGGCTCTGGAATTTCTACCGTCTGGCTCGTTCCGGCAGCGGAAATCGTTTTGCGGAATCCATCAGCTGGCTCATTGAAAATGAACCGGAAGTGGAAGAAGATCGTCACCGGGTAGCCAAGGTGCTGGCCGAACGCAATTTGGAAACCCGTAAATTTTTTGATGAAATTGCCGAGGATTGGGAGCGTTTACAGCGCGATGTGTTCGGCGAATTCAATATTGACAGCGAACTGCTGGACTTGGTGGATCGTTGTTCTGTGGGAGTTGACCTCGGTTGCGGTAACGGGTCTTTGCTGGAAAGTCTGCTTGCCAAGTGCGATACAGTTATCGGGGTGGACAGCTCCCCCAAGATGCTGGAACTGGCGGAAAAACGTCTGGGTAATCATCCAGACGTGAGCCTGCGTATCGGCGAGCTTACCCATTTGCCCCTGCGTGACTGGGAGGCGGACCTGACTTTTATTTCCATGGTCCTGCATCATCTGCCGCGTCCGGACAAGGCTGTTGCCGAAGCTGCGCGGACCCTTTCCAGCGGCGGCAAGCTGGTCATTGCTGATTTCCTGTCCCATTCAAATGAGCGCATGCGCAGTGAATTCGGTGACCGCAGGCTCGGTTTTACAGAAGACGAACTTGGCTGCTGGGTGAAAGATGCAGGTCTTGAGTCCGTTAGTGTTCGTCGTTTTCCCGTAAATGAAGGACTGACCGTCCTTGTTTATATATCAGAGAAAAAATAG
- a CDS encoding DUF721 domain-containing protein gives MAAKKKYNGPRKRVFHPRQRQTRHLGEAMGDYVSNLDGKYKLMIPRLWKAWPELMGELAEFAKPLGHRKRTLILASDDSVAAQELSYFAPEILERINSFFGEEVFDKVLFELLNGRVPLDGYELKRAEFKDAKIKKPGKIGGLKDKFDPESAVGRCYLRYVRLFEKS, from the coding sequence ATGGCAGCAAAGAAAAAATATAACGGCCCCCGCAAGCGGGTATTCCACCCCAGGCAACGCCAGACAAGACATTTAGGCGAGGCTATGGGGGACTATGTCTCGAATCTGGATGGGAAATACAAGCTCATGATTCCAAGACTTTGGAAGGCATGGCCTGAGTTGATGGGCGAGCTTGCCGAATTCGCCAAACCGCTGGGTCACCGCAAGCGCACATTGATCCTCGCTTCCGACGATTCCGTGGCCGCGCAGGAGCTTTCATATTTCGCCCCGGAGATCCTTGAAAGAATAAATTCATTTTTTGGTGAAGAAGTCTTTGACAAGGTGCTATTTGAACTGCTAAACGGCAGGGTTCCATTGGACGGGTACGAATTGAAACGTGCTGAGTTCAAGGACGCCAAGATCAAAAAACCCGGCAAAATAGGCGGGTTGAAAGACAAATTTGATCCAGAATCGGCGGTCGGAAGATGTTATCTAAGATACGTCCGCCTTTTTGAAAAATCATAA